The following proteins are encoded in a genomic region of Alkalidesulfovibrio alkalitolerans DSM 16529:
- a CDS encoding DUF1385 domain-containing protein: MRNLTPYLAAAQHVGGQAVMEGVMMRRGDRLAIAVRKPDGSILVEERPWFSLVRAEWAKRPFVRGFPVLVETMVNGIKALNFSAQQAIEGEGEEELSPLALAGTVALAFGLALALFVVLPHVVTLGLQWLGLSGGVESLAFHAWDGLFKLLIFVLYIYGISFVPDIKRVFQYHGAEHKTIWAFEQGLPLDCSSARGASRLHPRCGTTFMLFVLSLSIVLYAVLVPALLLIWTPEGSVLKQTYIILLKLVLMVPVSCLAYEMIRVAGKYPHLSVCRWLSVPGMLMQRLTTYEPDDSQIEVAIAALNGALGNARGETEIGIDPDAAACPAKD; this comes from the coding sequence TTGCGCAACCTGACGCCGTATCTCGCCGCCGCCCAGCATGTGGGCGGCCAGGCGGTCATGGAAGGGGTGATGATGCGCCGGGGCGACCGGCTGGCCATCGCCGTGCGCAAGCCCGACGGCTCCATCCTCGTGGAGGAGCGTCCCTGGTTCTCGCTGGTGCGCGCCGAATGGGCCAAACGGCCCTTCGTGCGCGGCTTTCCCGTGCTCGTCGAGACCATGGTCAACGGCATCAAGGCGCTCAATTTCTCCGCCCAGCAGGCCATTGAAGGCGAGGGCGAGGAAGAGCTTTCCCCGCTTGCCCTGGCCGGGACCGTCGCTCTGGCCTTCGGTCTGGCCCTGGCCTTGTTCGTGGTCCTGCCGCACGTGGTGACCCTCGGGCTACAGTGGCTCGGGCTGTCCGGCGGAGTGGAGAGTCTGGCCTTTCATGCCTGGGACGGGCTGTTCAAGCTTCTGATCTTCGTCCTCTACATCTACGGCATCTCTTTCGTGCCGGATATCAAGCGCGTCTTCCAGTATCACGGCGCCGAGCACAAGACCATCTGGGCCTTCGAGCAGGGGCTTCCGCTGGACTGCTCCAGCGCACGCGGAGCAAGCCGCCTGCATCCGCGCTGCGGCACCACCTTCATGCTCTTTGTGCTTTCGCTGTCCATCGTGCTGTACGCCGTGCTCGTGCCCGCGCTTCTGCTCATCTGGACCCCCGAGGGCAGCGTGCTCAAGCAGACCTACATCATCCTGCTCAAGCTCGTGCTCATGGTTCCGGTGAGCTGTCTGGCCTACGAGATGATCCGCGTGGCGGGCAAGTATCCGCATCTTTCCGTGTGCCGCTGGCTTTCCGTGCCCGGCATGCTCATGCAGCGCCTGACCACCTACGAGCCCGACGATTCTCAGATCGAAGTGGCCATCGCGGCCCTCAACGGCGCGCTCGGCAACGCGCGGGGCGAGACCGAGATCGGCATCGATCCCGACGCGGCCGCCTGTCCGGCCAAGGACTGA
- the rpmE gene encoding 50S ribosomal protein L31: MKADIHPKVFKATFRCNCGFEAQIFSAKGEQVQVEICSQCHPFFTGKQKFIDTAGRIDRFNKKYAKFQADGK, encoded by the coding sequence ATGAAAGCTGATATCCATCCGAAGGTGTTCAAAGCCACCTTCCGTTGCAACTGCGGCTTCGAGGCCCAGATCTTCTCGGCCAAGGGCGAGCAGGTCCAGGTCGAAATCTGCTCCCAGTGCCACCCGTTCTTCACGGGCAAGCAGAAATTCATCGACACCGCGGGCCGCATCGACCGCTTCAACAAGAAGTACGCCAAGTTCCAAGCGGACGGGAAGTAG
- the gpmA gene encoding 2,3-diphosphoglycerate-dependent phosphoglycerate mutase, translated as MHTLVLLRHGQSTWNLENRFTGWTDVDLTEQGMAEARTSGELLRDGGYDFDVCHTSVLKRAVRTLWIVMDVMDRMWLPVHRTWRLNERHYGALQGLNKAETAKEYGEAQVKIWRRSYDIPPPELTGDDQRFPGHDRRYATLSPKELPLTESLKLTIARTMPYWHEVMAPEIKEGKRLLVCAHGNSLRGLVKYLDGISDEDIVELNIPTGVPLVYELDANLKPLKSFYLGDPEAVAKAQAAVAAQGKA; from the coding sequence ATGCACACCCTCGTCCTTCTGCGCCATGGACAGAGCACCTGGAACCTGGAGAACCGCTTCACCGGCTGGACCGACGTGGACCTGACAGAGCAGGGCATGGCCGAGGCGCGGACCTCGGGCGAGTTGTTGCGTGACGGCGGATACGACTTCGACGTCTGCCACACCTCGGTCCTCAAGCGGGCGGTGCGCACCCTGTGGATCGTCATGGACGTGATGGACCGCATGTGGCTGCCCGTGCACCGCACCTGGAGGCTGAACGAGCGCCATTACGGGGCGCTACAGGGCCTAAACAAGGCCGAGACGGCCAAGGAATATGGCGAAGCGCAGGTCAAAATCTGGCGGCGCAGCTACGATATCCCGCCCCCGGAACTGACCGGCGACGATCAACGCTTCCCCGGCCACGACCGGCGCTACGCCACCCTCTCGCCCAAGGAGTTGCCTCTCACCGAGAGCCTCAAGCTCACCATCGCGCGGACCATGCCCTACTGGCACGAGGTCATGGCTCCCGAGATCAAGGAGGGCAAGCGTCTTCTCGTCTGTGCGCACGGCAACTCCCTGCGCGGCCTGGTCAAATACCTGGATGGCATCTCAGACGAAGACATCGTGGAGCTGAACATCCCCACGGGCGTGCCTCTGGTCTACGAACTGGACGCGAACCTGAAGCCGCTCAAGAGCTTCTATCTCGGCGATCCCGAGGCCGTGGCCAAGGCCCAGGCGGCGGTGGCCGCCCAAGGCAAGGCTTAG